The genomic DNA AATTTCTTCACTAGCCTGAGCTTTCTACTAGGGGCAATGTGTAATTACAACATTCAGTGAATATCTGTGTACTAAActttgggggtggagagggagttGAAGGTCTGGTGGAAAGAGACCTCAAACACAACCATGAGAAAACAAAGCATTCATCTGTAAAGTGTTTAACTACTGAAAGCCTATAATAGCCTAACATAGCACATACCATTAATGATGATGGGGTTTCACATCTCACTGAGAAACTTCATAATTGGACATGGAAAATGTTATGTGACATTTTTAAGGGAAGATTATTTGGTTTAAGTGGGAAATAGGAAATCTCtcatgctttgtttttccttctaaaatgtcatatctgggggtgcctgggtggctcagtcagttaagtgttcgacttcagcccagggcatgatctcacggtttgtgagtttgagccccacattgggatctgtgctgacagctcagagcctggagcctgcttcggattcagtgtcttcctctctgtctgcccctctcctgctcctgctctgtctctcaaaaataaataaatgctaaaaaaaaaaaaaagaaaagaaaaaaaaaaaaagaaaaggtcatagCTGAAAACATAACTAACTCCCCAGGCTTGAAAAGATTCTTGGGTTCTGACTGACCATTTTACAGAGGATCCAGAATGAACACTGTAACTTGacttatttctcatttcttgtcATGAAATATATAGGCTGTAGGTCCTTTGAACCAACAaatcttgttttggtttttgggtcATTATGTTAAGAGCATCCAGACATTGGTTCTTTTGATATTTCCCATCTTTTGATCATACTGatttttaatatgtcttttattttcagaaggaGTTTTGGAACACCTACACAAAAGCCCAACAAGGAGAGAGTAACCGAGGAAGTGACTGGTTTCAGTTTTACCTTACCTTTCCATTAATCTTTGGCCTCTTCATTATCCTTCTTGTCATTTTCCTAATTTGGAGATGCTTCCTCAGAAACAAAACTCGCAGACAGACCGTAACTGAAGGCCACATTCCTTTCCCTCAGCACCTTAATATTATCACTCCGCCTCCCCCACCAGATGAAGTGTTTGATAGCAGTGGATTGTCACCAGGCTTCCTGGAATATGTAGTTGGGcgctcagattctgtctccactCGCCTATCCAACTGCGATCCTCCACCCACCTATGAGGAAGCCACTGGCCAGGTGACCCTCCGGAGGAGTGAAACAGAACCTCATTTAGACCCACCCCCAGAGTATGAGGACATCATCAATTCCAACTCAGCCAGTGCCATTGCCATGGTGCCTGTGGTCACCACCATCAAATGAAACTGTAACCTTTTtactataatcatttttaaaatactaatgaaagAACTTTCTAGCACTTTACCACTACATAAATGTGCATTGACTTATTGTATTGGACTCTGACAGCATACCACttcacattttctgatttgattttcatTAGATTTGTTTCCGACTATAAAATCATTATCCATGCTCATTTTTGCTAATCAAAATATGTGAAGAGGGAAAAACATATTAGTGGAGGTCTTTATGTGATGTGATGaggtacacatatgtgtgtatgtatttctatgcatacatatgtgtatgcacattAGCCCAGTATATGTGCAAGTGTCTTAAAAAGCCATTAACTTCTGTCTAAATCACCTATAAAGAGAACATTACTCACcaaaataagggggggggggggagacagcaACAACTTGTACCATAGCCAGCCACATGctgttgaattttgaaaataagatgAACTTAGTATGTTTTCTAATTCTTACTGGCTTTTGTTAACCTCCTTTTTCTTCAGCTACCTTAAAAAATGCATGTAATCCACCTTGATTTTAGAAACATCtcaaaaggagagagggaaggcacAATAAATGATAATTTACTTACAGTATATAGCAAGAATACCATTGGTCATTAGTGGCATTTGGGTAGTTTGGAGGaatgattttgttattgttgactGCCTTCCCCTTAACTCCTAAAATTAAACACTGTTTGCTTAGTGTCTGAATAGCTCATGCTATTTGTATTAACATCTTGGTTAAATACAGAGAGGATCTCCTGGCAGCAGGATAGTTTCTAAGCTAGTTATATGTATTAATGAC from Leopardus geoffroyi isolate Oge1 chromosome X, O.geoffroyi_Oge1_pat1.0, whole genome shotgun sequence includes the following:
- the PRRG1 gene encoding transmembrane gamma-carboxyglutamic acid protein 1 isoform X2; the protein is MGRIFLTGEKANSVLKRYPRANGLFEEIRQGNIERECKEEICTFEEAREAFENNEKTKEFWNTYTKAQQGESNRGSDWFQFYLTFPLIFGLFIILLVIFLIWRCFLRNKTRRQTVTEGHIPFPQHLNIITPPPPPDEVFDSSGLSPGFLEYVVGRSDSVSTRLSNCDPPPTYEEATGQVTLRRSETEPHLDPPPEYEDIINSNSASAIAMVPVVTTIK
- the PRRG1 gene encoding transmembrane gamma-carboxyglutamic acid protein 1 isoform X1; this translates as MASAGSGMEEVRVSVLTPLKLVGLVRIFLALCLDLGAVLSPAWVTADHQYYLSLWESCRKPASLDIWHCESTLSSGNHHPGTCQRPQENMGRIFLTGEKANSVLKRYPRANGLFEEIRQGNIERECKEEICTFEEAREAFENNEKTKEFWNTYTKAQQGESNRGSDWFQFYLTFPLIFGLFIILLVIFLIWRCFLRNKTRRQTVTEGHIPFPQHLNIITPPPPPDEVFDSSGLSPGFLEYVVGRSDSVSTRLSNCDPPPTYEEATGQVTLRRSETEPHLDPPPEYEDIINSNSASAIAMVPVVTTIK